In one Actinomyces trachealis genomic region, the following are encoded:
- the lnt gene encoding apolipoprotein N-acyltransferase: protein MKLHKEQHRDIRRQPLFGVLRQAWLWRSLLALVAGLLVYAAFPPPLSGALPLQGSWWLAPAGVALWAALLRDTSPLRAAGLGSCFGLGLFAPLLHFAAVAMGNPIGWIALTATELIYLAVLGLAWAFVSGLPRMRSDALWWASFARVGAFTLLWCGMEELRSSWPLGGLPFGRLAFAAADTPMLPIAAYGGSIALTACLACLGASLAEVVLAVRASRWQTVVQMLASGLLVMVLPTLLPLDTQAQAGTLRVAAVQGNVAEDFEDAFNRALEVTTNHLEATRSVVQETGVGGVDVIIWPENSADLDPRDEPDAAAVVQEAATTAGAPVLVGAIRYVEDAASGRTVRYNDLLLWDQEQGAGEYYRKHQPVPFAEYIPWRGSVRHITTQVDRIGIDLLPGTGGHTLKVRAASQDREVPLAVGICFEVAYDSALRAGVREGGELIVVPTNNASFLHSSEPGQQLAQGRVQAVVHGRAVVQASTVGITAIINPAGQVEQSTKAYTQAGLVAEVPLRTSQTWADRLGRWPGILLELGAAALALTGIVGTTIDVIARRRARRR from the coding sequence ATGAAGTTGCACAAAGAGCAGCACCGTGACATTCGGAGACAGCCACTGTTTGGAGTATTGCGGCAAGCCTGGCTCTGGCGCTCCCTGCTTGCTTTGGTGGCTGGTTTGCTCGTCTACGCCGCCTTTCCTCCTCCACTCAGTGGCGCCTTGCCGCTACAGGGATCGTGGTGGTTGGCGCCAGCTGGTGTGGCCCTATGGGCTGCCTTGTTGAGGGATACCAGCCCCTTGCGCGCTGCGGGTCTTGGCTCCTGCTTCGGCCTGGGGCTGTTTGCTCCGCTGCTGCACTTCGCGGCGGTAGCCATGGGCAACCCCATCGGTTGGATAGCCCTGACGGCCACTGAGCTGATTTACCTGGCTGTTTTAGGTCTGGCCTGGGCCTTTGTCAGTGGTCTGCCGCGTATGCGCTCCGATGCCCTCTGGTGGGCGAGCTTCGCCCGGGTCGGTGCCTTCACCCTGCTTTGGTGTGGCATGGAGGAACTGCGGTCCTCCTGGCCCCTGGGCGGATTGCCCTTCGGACGCCTAGCTTTCGCGGCGGCTGACACGCCTATGTTGCCGATTGCTGCCTATGGTGGCTCGATTGCGCTCACTGCCTGTCTGGCATGCCTAGGGGCGAGCCTGGCGGAGGTAGTGCTGGCAGTGCGGGCGTCCCGCTGGCAGACGGTGGTGCAGATGCTGGCCAGCGGTTTACTGGTCATGGTTCTGCCAACGCTTTTGCCTTTGGACACACAGGCGCAGGCGGGGACGCTGCGTGTGGCGGCCGTGCAAGGCAATGTCGCTGAGGACTTTGAGGATGCCTTCAACCGAGCCCTAGAGGTGACCACAAACCACCTGGAAGCCACTCGCAGTGTGGTGCAGGAGACAGGCGTGGGCGGCGTGGATGTGATCATCTGGCCTGAGAATTCCGCAGACCTCGACCCACGCGACGAGCCCGACGCTGCTGCTGTGGTGCAGGAGGCGGCCACGACTGCCGGTGCGCCAGTGCTCGTGGGTGCGATCAGGTATGTGGAGGACGCTGCCTCGGGCCGAACAGTCCGCTACAACGACCTGTTGTTGTGGGACCAGGAACAAGGTGCGGGGGAGTACTACCGCAAACACCAGCCAGTGCCTTTCGCCGAATACATTCCCTGGCGCGGCTCCGTCCGTCATATCACCACGCAGGTTGACCGGATCGGCATTGACCTGCTGCCCGGCACCGGGGGGCACACCCTAAAGGTTCGCGCAGCCTCCCAGGACCGGGAGGTGCCGCTCGCCGTCGGTATCTGTTTTGAGGTCGCCTATGACTCCGCCCTGCGCGCTGGGGTACGCGAGGGGGGTGAGCTGATTGTGGTGCCCACAAACAACGCCAGCTTCCTGCACTCCTCTGAACCTGGGCAGCAACTCGCACAAGGCCGCGTACAAGCGGTAGTGCACGGACGCGCTGTCGTCCAAGCCTCCACGGTGGGAATCACCGCGATCATCAATCCGGCCGGGCAGGTTGAGCAGTCCACCAAGGCCTACACACAGGCTGGCCTGGTTGCGGAGGTGCCTCTGCGGACTTCGCAGACTTGGGCCGATCGCCTGGGCCGCTGGCCGGGCATCCTGCTGGAACTTGGCGCAGCAGCTCTGGCGCTGACCGGTATCGTTGGCACCACAATTGACGTGATCGCGCGCAGACGCGCACGGCGTCGCTGA
- a CDS encoding polyprenol monophosphomannose synthase, producing the protein MKTLVVIPTFNEIDSLPGALDRVRKALPTGHILVVDDASPDGTGAYADERATADEHIHVLHRTEKNGLGPAYLAGFDWALGEGYELVCEMDADGSHRAEDLALLVQRAEMADAPDLVIGSRWVSGGATQGWDAKRVALSRAGNLYISAMLGMRVKDATAGFRVYRADLLRRLDLAKVEALGYGFQVNMTKLVDEVGGRIVEMPITFLEREAGESKLSGGIFTEELSLVTRWGLAKRGAQALDLAQKGIDVAADALAKFRKQR; encoded by the coding sequence GTGAAGACCTTGGTCGTGATCCCGACATTCAACGAGATCGACTCCTTGCCCGGCGCGCTGGACCGTGTGCGCAAGGCACTGCCTACTGGCCACATCCTGGTGGTTGACGATGCCTCACCGGATGGCACTGGCGCCTACGCTGACGAGCGCGCCACCGCAGACGAGCATATTCACGTCTTGCACCGCACGGAGAAGAATGGGCTTGGCCCCGCCTACCTGGCAGGCTTTGACTGGGCGTTGGGGGAAGGCTACGAGCTGGTCTGCGAGATGGACGCCGATGGCTCCCACCGTGCCGAGGACCTGGCCTTGCTCGTGCAGCGTGCGGAGATGGCGGACGCCCCCGACCTGGTCATTGGCTCACGCTGGGTTTCCGGCGGTGCCACCCAGGGCTGGGACGCCAAGCGTGTGGCCCTTTCTCGGGCCGGAAACCTTTACATCTCCGCCATGCTTGGTATGCGCGTCAAGGACGCCACCGCGGGCTTCCGCGTCTACCGTGCGGACCTTCTACGCCGTCTGGACCTGGCCAAGGTGGAGGCCCTCGGCTACGGCTTCCAGGTGAACATGACTAAGCTCGTGGACGAGGTAGGCGGCCGCATTGTGGAGATGCCAATCACTTTCCTGGAACGCGAGGCCGGTGAGTCTAAGCTCTCTGGCGGAATCTTCACGGAGGAACTCTCCTTGGTGACGCGTTGGGGCCTAGCTAAGCGCGGCGCGCAGGCGCTGGATCTCGCTCAAAAAGGCATCGACGTCGCAGCTGACGCTTTGGCCAAGTTCCGTAAGCAGCGCTGA
- a CDS encoding RNA polymerase-binding protein RbpA, with the protein MADRALRGMTIGAKSMETEEGVEFAERMSVSYECPLGHITTLPMSVEAEVPPTWECPECSQVASLRGEEEQEAESPKKAPRTHWDMLLERRSIDELKVLLDERLEMLRTGEIYRERM; encoded by the coding sequence ATGGCTGACCGCGCACTGCGAGGGATGACCATTGGCGCAAAGTCGATGGAGACCGAGGAGGGTGTTGAGTTCGCCGAGCGGATGAGCGTCAGCTACGAGTGCCCTCTCGGGCACATCACCACGCTGCCGATGTCCGTGGAGGCGGAAGTGCCCCCCACCTGGGAGTGCCCGGAGTGCAGCCAGGTGGCAAGCCTGCGCGGTGAGGAGGAGCAGGAGGCTGAGTCCCCCAAGAAGGCCCCTCGTACCCACTGGGACATGCTCCTGGAGCGCCGCAGCATTGACGAACTCAAAGTCCTCCTGGACGAGCGGCTGGAAATGCTGCGCACCGGTGAGATCTACCGCGAGCGTATGTGA
- a CDS encoding 6-phosphofructokinase → MTPKRIGILTAGGDAPGLNAAIRGFGKAAIQEHGWELIGFRDGMRGLAENRTIELDGSALAGILTIGGTMLGTSRDKVHRMLVDGEIRDMTPTIVENYEANKLDALVCLGGGGTAKNAKRLMDAGLNVLHLPKTIDNDIVGTDSSFGFSTALEIATEAVDRLHSTAHSHHRIILTEIMGHRAGWLALGAGVAGGADVILLPEIPYDVDAIAERIERRRVYGSTFSVVAVAEGALSKVDRAEIDDAQALVADASSPEAKAAAKRGVKRLEASHRANTFTLATQLEERTGLEARVTILGYVQRGGTPNAADRLLGTRLGVAGAQAVAEGNFGVMVGDRGTGTELVPLKQVAGKVKQVPRDHEWIQTARSVGTALGD, encoded by the coding sequence ATGACTCCCAAGCGCATTGGCATCCTGACCGCTGGGGGCGACGCCCCTGGCCTGAACGCAGCTATTCGTGGCTTCGGTAAGGCCGCAATTCAAGAGCATGGTTGGGAGTTGATCGGCTTCCGCGACGGTATGCGCGGCCTGGCTGAGAACCGCACCATCGAGTTAGACGGCAGCGCCCTGGCGGGTATCCTCACCATCGGCGGCACCATGCTGGGTACGAGCCGGGACAAGGTTCACCGCATGTTGGTGGACGGCGAGATCCGGGACATGACCCCCACCATTGTCGAGAACTACGAGGCTAACAAGCTTGATGCTCTGGTTTGCCTAGGCGGTGGGGGCACTGCGAAGAACGCGAAACGGTTGATGGACGCCGGTCTGAACGTGTTGCACCTGCCCAAGACGATCGATAACGACATCGTGGGCACGGACTCATCTTTTGGCTTCTCCACAGCACTGGAGATCGCTACTGAGGCGGTGGACCGCCTGCACTCCACGGCTCACTCGCACCACCGGATCATCCTCACCGAGATCATGGGGCACCGGGCTGGCTGGCTGGCCCTAGGCGCTGGTGTCGCAGGTGGTGCAGATGTGATCCTACTACCGGAGATTCCCTACGACGTCGACGCGATCGCGGAGCGCATTGAACGGCGCCGCGTCTACGGCTCCACCTTCTCCGTGGTGGCGGTGGCCGAGGGTGCTTTGAGCAAGGTCGACCGGGCGGAGATCGACGACGCTCAGGCCCTGGTGGCTGATGCTTCAAGCCCTGAGGCCAAGGCGGCTGCTAAGCGGGGTGTGAAGCGGCTTGAGGCCTCACACCGGGCCAACACCTTCACGCTGGCCACCCAGTTGGAGGAGCGCACTGGTCTGGAGGCGCGCGTGACCATCCTGGGTTACGTGCAGCGTGGTGGCACTCCGAACGCCGCTGACCGGCTACTCGGCACGCGTCTGGGTGTGGCTGGTGCACAGGCTGTGGCCGAGGGGAACTTCGGGGTTATGGTCGGTGACCGAGGCACGGGCACGGAGCTGGTACCGCTCAAGCAGGTGGCAGGCAAGGTTAAGCAGGTGCCCCGGGACCACGAGTGGATCCAGACGGCCCGTTCCGTGGGCACGGCCCTGGGGGACTGA
- a CDS encoding SGNH/GDSL hydrolase family protein — protein sequence MLTPASPTPFPTAVFLGDSVTTGWHSVTHPRNRWTSLVCEHLRWREVNLAADGLGFFCRRGGNLPGGSRSPSACDKTWLEAVLRCEPDLVTVSLGLNDAALLPSQLELVRQAVAHDLEFLHSRLPGTPVLIAPFFPWLDRGPRFAVVRTMIHDAAAAAGLQSTDAASQAVNGEEDKLVGDLVHPNDAGHAAIARAMIALYRSHFPMLCALEHGIDAS from the coding sequence ATGCTGACCCCGGCGAGTCCTACTCCCTTCCCCACGGCGGTCTTCCTGGGAGATTCGGTCACCACTGGCTGGCACTCCGTGACGCACCCTCGCAACCGTTGGACCTCGCTGGTCTGTGAGCACCTGCGCTGGCGCGAGGTCAACCTGGCCGCCGACGGCCTAGGCTTCTTCTGCCGTCGCGGCGGAAACCTCCCAGGTGGCTCGCGCTCACCCTCGGCCTGCGACAAGACCTGGCTTGAGGCCGTATTGCGTTGCGAGCCAGACCTGGTGACTGTCTCTCTCGGCCTGAACGACGCCGCCTTGCTACCTTCCCAGCTTGAGCTGGTCCGCCAGGCAGTTGCACACGACCTGGAGTTCCTCCATTCCCGCCTGCCGGGCACACCTGTGCTCATCGCGCCCTTCTTCCCCTGGTTGGACCGTGGGCCGCGCTTCGCCGTCGTGCGCACCATGATCCACGACGCCGCCGCCGCTGCCGGATTACAATCCACAGACGCCGCCAGCCAGGCGGTCAATGGCGAGGAGGACAAACTCGTTGGAGATCTGGTGCATCCCAACGACGCCGGTCACGCCGCCATCGCCCGCGCCATGATTGCGCTCTACCGCAGCCACTTTCCCATGCTGTGCGCGCTGGAACACGGTATAGACGCGTCCTAG
- a CDS encoding LacI family DNA-binding transcriptional regulator, with protein MTERREPTLADVAKIAGVSLTTVSRVLNNRGYLSQRTRDAVADAIKELNYRPNQLARALHGMSTQTIGLIVPSTALPFFGELAVGVENALAEHGYRILICSSMGNVEREKQYLDLLLSNRVDGIITGAHNENITEYATVRMPLVSIDREIPGVPNIRCDNAAGGRLATQHLLDGGAKRPALICSSTGPRNLRETGYREALSRVDVKPVILTVPFHTPDAEREQLIFKGLDSVASQIDSVFATDDLTAATVLDWARSRDLKVPEDFTVVGFDGTTALRRALPGLTTIRQPIAELAERAVEILVAQIAKREAGAEVCGDTPPLPCVLPVELVPGWTA; from the coding sequence GTGACAGAGCGCCGCGAACCCACGCTCGCTGACGTCGCGAAGATCGCAGGCGTCTCCCTGACCACAGTTTCCCGCGTACTGAACAACCGCGGCTACCTTTCTCAGCGTACGCGTGATGCCGTCGCTGACGCGATCAAAGAACTGAACTACCGGCCCAACCAGCTTGCCCGCGCCCTCCACGGCATGTCCACACAGACGATCGGATTGATCGTGCCCTCCACCGCGCTCCCCTTCTTTGGCGAGTTGGCGGTCGGCGTTGAAAACGCTTTGGCAGAGCATGGCTACCGCATCCTGATCTGCTCCTCCATGGGCAATGTTGAGCGCGAGAAACAGTACCTGGACCTCTTGCTCTCCAATCGTGTGGACGGCATCATCACCGGCGCCCACAACGAGAACATCACCGAGTACGCCACCGTCCGCATGCCGCTGGTCTCAATCGACCGTGAAATCCCTGGTGTCCCCAATATCCGTTGTGACAACGCCGCCGGAGGGCGCCTCGCCACGCAGCACCTGCTCGACGGCGGCGCCAAGCGTCCAGCCCTGATCTGCTCCTCTACCGGACCACGCAATCTTCGAGAGACCGGCTACCGTGAGGCACTGTCGAGAGTCGACGTCAAGCCCGTGATTCTCACCGTGCCTTTCCACACACCTGATGCCGAACGTGAGCAGCTCATTTTCAAGGGACTGGACTCTGTGGCCAGCCAGATCGACTCCGTCTTTGCCACAGACGACCTCACTGCCGCGACAGTCCTGGACTGGGCCCGCTCTCGCGACCTCAAGGTGCCCGAAGACTTCACGGTCGTTGGCTTTGACGGGACGACGGCACTACGCCGTGCCCTACCAGGCCTGACGACCATCCGGCAGCCCATTGCTGAGCTAGCGGAGCGTGCGGTGGAGATCTTGGTGGCTCAAATCGCCAAGCGGGAGGCTGGCGCAGAAGTATGCGGCGATACTCCCCCACTCCCCTGCGTTCTCCCCGTGGAGTTGGTGCCTGGCTGGACTGCCTGA
- a CDS encoding PTS beta-glucoside transporter subunit IIBCA → MDHARVARDVIRYVGGVDNISAAAHCATRLRLVLADLELVDQKALDADPDLKGTFVAGGMYQIIVGPGDVDVVYKHMVTDGGVREVSKDEAKEEAAQGGNPFSRFIKMIADIFVPVLPALIAGGLMMAINNVLTANFFSGSDYITEQNPEGLYSLVDKFSWLTDYAALINMISAAAFSFLPILIGFSAAKRFGGNVYLGAAIGGAMVSSELLNAWDTGSALAGETPVEYWHLFGMQVAKIGYQAQVIPTLAVTFVMCVIEKWLHKRLKGTVDFLLTPLVTMLVTGFLAFIAIGPVTRLIAEGLTNGISWGYDHLSIFGGLLFGLVYSPIVVTGLHQSFPAVEIPLITSGVGDFIFPIASMANVAQGAAALAVFFKTRDAKLKGLAGAGGASAVFGITEPAIFGVNLRLRWPFFVAMGAAALGSMGVALFDVRGQALGAAGFVGLVSIQPDDIPMYLVLEVLTFIASFGAAFAYATTPRGKASLGEEEAEEAAVVEPLPADAEQDFTVASPLAGKVIPLNEVEDAVFSSGALGDGLAVEPNGGAVVSPLDGEVILAFPTGHAYGIRSVSGIEVLVHVGMDTVKMEGKGFSPKVKQGDQVRKGQVLVDVDWDAVKTAGYQTVTPVVVSNGAQFAGLIGKASGTVTRGGDLYQVEPATVKA, encoded by the coding sequence ATGGATCACGCCCGCGTGGCGAGGGACGTCATCCGATATGTTGGAGGCGTCGACAACATCTCTGCGGCCGCGCACTGCGCGACCCGCCTGCGCCTAGTGCTCGCCGACCTGGAACTGGTTGACCAGAAAGCACTCGACGCTGATCCGGACCTTAAGGGCACATTCGTGGCCGGAGGCATGTACCAGATCATCGTGGGCCCCGGCGACGTCGACGTCGTCTACAAGCACATGGTCACCGATGGGGGAGTGCGCGAGGTCTCCAAGGATGAGGCCAAGGAGGAGGCCGCCCAGGGTGGCAACCCCTTCTCGCGTTTCATCAAGATGATCGCGGACATCTTCGTCCCCGTCCTTCCAGCCCTGATTGCTGGCGGTCTGATGATGGCGATCAACAACGTTCTGACCGCCAACTTCTTCTCCGGCTCCGACTACATCACCGAGCAGAACCCCGAGGGTCTGTACTCCCTGGTGGACAAGTTCTCCTGGTTGACCGACTACGCCGCTCTGATCAACATGATCTCTGCGGCGGCTTTCTCCTTCCTGCCGATTCTCATCGGCTTCTCTGCCGCCAAGCGTTTTGGCGGCAACGTCTACCTGGGAGCCGCCATTGGTGGCGCCATGGTCTCCTCCGAGCTGCTGAACGCGTGGGATACCGGTTCCGCGCTGGCTGGCGAGACCCCGGTGGAGTACTGGCACCTGTTCGGGATGCAGGTGGCCAAGATTGGTTACCAGGCGCAGGTGATCCCCACGCTGGCGGTTACCTTTGTCATGTGCGTGATCGAGAAGTGGCTGCACAAACGACTCAAGGGCACGGTGGACTTCTTGCTCACACCATTGGTAACGATGCTTGTGACGGGCTTCCTGGCGTTTATCGCGATCGGCCCAGTCACCCGACTCATCGCCGAGGGGCTGACCAACGGCATCTCCTGGGGCTACGATCACTTGTCAATCTTCGGTGGACTGCTGTTCGGTTTGGTCTACTCGCCGATCGTCGTAACCGGTCTGCACCAGTCCTTCCCTGCCGTGGAGATCCCGCTTATCACCAGTGGTGTGGGTGACTTCATCTTCCCGATCGCCTCCATGGCCAACGTAGCTCAGGGGGCTGCCGCTTTGGCGGTCTTCTTCAAGACCCGCGACGCCAAACTGAAGGGTCTGGCCGGCGCTGGTGGCGCATCCGCCGTTTTTGGTATCACTGAGCCTGCGATCTTTGGTGTGAACCTGCGTCTGCGCTGGCCCTTCTTCGTGGCCATGGGCGCGGCTGCCCTCGGCTCGATGGGGGTGGCCCTGTTTGATGTGCGTGGCCAGGCACTTGGCGCAGCAGGCTTCGTGGGCCTGGTGTCTATCCAGCCCGATGACATCCCCATGTATCTGGTGCTTGAGGTTCTGACCTTCATCGCCTCCTTCGGTGCAGCCTTCGCCTACGCGACCACTCCACGAGGCAAAGCCAGCCTGGGGGAAGAAGAGGCTGAGGAGGCTGCTGTTGTTGAGCCGCTGCCTGCCGATGCCGAGCAGGACTTCACGGTCGCCTCACCGCTGGCAGGCAAGGTGATCCCCTTGAATGAGGTGGAGGACGCCGTGTTCTCCTCCGGCGCCCTGGGCGACGGCCTAGCGGTCGAGCCGAACGGGGGAGCCGTGGTATCGCCCTTGGATGGCGAGGTCATCCTGGCCTTCCCGACCGGTCACGCCTACGGCATCCGCTCCGTCAGCGGAATTGAGGTGCTGGTGCACGTAGGCATGGACACCGTGAAGATGGAGGGCAAGGGCTTCAGCCCCAAGGTCAAGCAGGGTGACCAGGTCCGCAAGGGTCAGGTGCTTGTGGACGTTGACTGGGATGCCGTAAAGACAGCTGGCTACCAAACTGTCACCCCGGTAGTCGTCTCCAACGGCGCCCAATTCGCAGGGCTGATTGGTAAGGCTTCGGGAACTGTGACGCGCGGGGGAGACCTTTACCAGGTGGAGCCCGCCACAGTGAAGGCCTGA